From Salvia splendens isolate huo1 chromosome 16, SspV2, whole genome shotgun sequence, a single genomic window includes:
- the LOC121770359 gene encoding ubiquitin carboxyl-terminal hydrolase 17-like, whose product LLLYNATYLNSSSCSCYANAVLQCLIFTRPITSYLLQGLHSKSCRKRDWCFICKFEHLIRQGQETNSPLSPVGLLSHIQPIGREEDAHEFLRNVVDKMQSTCLEEAGVSGTFAEDSTLMGLTFGGYLRSKIKCTKCLERSERHDRMLDLMVEIDGAIYTLEQALAQFTSSETLGGDDKYKCNRCKSYEKAKKKLTILEAPNVLTVVLKRFRSGNFEKLSKLIRFPEVLDLSPYMSWTGDKYPTYHLYAVVVHLGVMNGAYSGHYVSYVKNSKGYWFRVDDSRVSRVDLEAVLSAEAYILFYARHAPRGASFARNSSLYSDAKAQKNMEAIPPIINPKKKNPKSKLSSSGRSAAHWMSPNDFGGSPIVDPEDWEYQVKQHKKHVGDSSSDSSSIFSTSDAGSYSTDSTKDSSAEDLSGYLFGPNWYHP is encoded by the exons CTTCTTCTATATAATGCAACTTATCTTAATTCTTCTTCTTGCAGTTGTTATGCGAATGCTGTGCTGCAGTGTCTGATTTTTACTCGGCCGATTACTTCTTATCTTCTTCAAGGGTTACATTCAAAATCAT GTCGGAAGAGAGACTGGTGCTTTATTTGTAAGTTTGAACATCTGATTCGACAGGGACAAGAAACAAACTCTCCTTTATCCCCAGTTGGACTACTGTCCCATATACAGCCAATTGGAAGAGAAGAAGATGCACATGAGTTTTTAAG AAATGTCGTCGACAAAATGCAATCCACATGCCTTGAAGAAGCTGGGGTTTCTGGTACATTCGCTGAGGATTCAACCCTTATGGGTCTGACTTTTGGTGGTTACCTTCGATCAAAG ATTAAGTGCACGAAGTGTTTAGAGAGATCTGAGCGGCATGATCGGATGCTGGATCTTATGGTGGAGATTGACGGGGCAATATACACACTTGAACAGGCTCTTGCACAGTTCACGTCGTCTGAAACACTTGGCGGAGATGATAAGTATAAGTGCAACAG ATGCAAATCTTATGAGAAAGCAAAGAAGAAACTGACCATACTTGAGGCTCCTAATGTTCTCACTGTTGTTCTGAAGCGTTTCCGG tCAGGCAATTTTGAGAAGCTGAGTAAACTAATTCGCTTTCCTGAGGTTTTGGACCTTTCTCCTTATATGAGTTGGACGGGGGACAAATACCCAACATATCATCTCTATGCAGTGGTTGTTCACTTGGGTGTAATGAATGGTGCTTACAGTGGTCACTATGTCAGTTACGTGAAGAATTCCAAAGGATATTGGTTTAGAGTTGATGACAGCAGG GTGAGCCGTGTAGACTTGGAGGCAGTCTTATCTGCAGAAGCATACATTCTCTTCTACGCAAG GCATGCCCCAAGAGGCGCATCTTTCGCTAGGAATAGCAGTTTGTATTCGGACGCGAAAGCCCAGAAAAACATGGAGGCCATCCCTCCCATCATCaatccaaagaaaaaaaatccgaAATCAAAATTAAGCTCGTCTGGTCGAAGCGCAGCCCATTGGATGTCTCCAAATGATTTCGGTGGCTCTCCCATAGTAGATCCTGAGGACTGGGAATATCAAGTGAAGCAGCATAAAAAACACGTAGGGGACTCGTCGAGTGATAGTTCTTCCATCTTCAGCACGTCCGACGCTGGCTCGTATAGTACAGACAGCACCAAGGACTCGAGCGCAGAAGACCTCTCCGGCTACCTATTCGGCCCTAACTGGTACCACCCGTGA
- the LOC121771415 gene encoding glycine-rich cell wall structural protein-like: MKLEALILVSLVLLLPVFAQIKGDEPLHTDTFIGHGGGGGAGVGGAGSGGIGGFGHGGGNGGNVGSGHYYGGKLCKWGCCGKSFGYSHAGGVSYSCTCCATFAQAKAYRGKKSHPN; the protein is encoded by the exons atgAAGTTGGAAGCATTGATCTTGGTCTCCCTCGTTCTACTTCTTCCTGTTTTTGCCCAAATAAAAG gtGATGAGCCATTGCACACCGACACTTTTATCGGCCACGGTGGAGGTGGTGGCGCTGGCGTCGGCGGTGCTGGAAGCGGCGGAATCGGAGGGTTCGGCCACGGCGGAGGAAATGGTGGAAACGTGGGAAGTGGTCATTATTACGGAGGAAAGTTATGCAAATGGGGATGTTGTGGTAAATCATTTGGTTATAGCCATGCTGGAGGCGTTTCTTATAGTTGCACTTGCTGCGCTACTTTTGCTCAGGCCAAAGCCTATCGAGGAAAGAAATCCCACCCTAATTGa